One part of the Verrucomicrobiota bacterium genome encodes these proteins:
- a CDS encoding TspO/MBR family protein, producing MKFWKRTALCILALEVLGNASGLLTFFSLEGWYDSLERPPGTPPNGVFGPVWLVLYALMGVALSLVLDGRNTSPERKSALSWFGIQFGLNLAWTPIFFGLRQMTLALIVFILLFGAVGLTLQRFQAVRPLAAALLWPYFLWLAYALYLNVGFVWLNR from the coding sequence GTGAAGTTTTGGAAGCGCACCGCCCTCTGCATTCTGGCACTCGAAGTCCTCGGCAATGCCAGCGGCCTCCTGACTTTTTTCTCGCTCGAAGGCTGGTATGACAGCCTGGAGCGCCCCCCGGGCACGCCGCCCAACGGCGTCTTCGGACCGGTCTGGCTGGTGCTCTACGCCCTTATGGGCGTGGCCCTCTCGCTCGTCTTGGACGGGCGCAACACCTCTCCCGAGCGCAAAAGCGCGCTCTCCTGGTTCGGCATCCAGTTCGGCCTCAACCTGGCGTGGACACCCATCTTCTTCGGCCTCCGCCAAATGACCCTGGCCTTGATCGTCTTCATCTTGCTCTTTGGGGCGGTCGGCCTCACGCTCCAGCGCTTTCAGGCCGTCCGGCCCCTGGCAGCCGCCCTTCTTTGGCCCTACTTCCTCTGGTTGGCCTACGCCCTCTACCTCAATGTGGGCTTCGTTTGGCTCAACCGCTGA
- the tatC gene encoding twin-arginine translocase subunit TatC: MQWLFQKLFRFRESVGEQRGGRNAAEMPFLDHLEDFRKMILRIVITLLVTTLLCFAFKNQLMAVMRAPINQVWELTQNKKIAEIQKELAREFDAAQWTAARESARALEALSDEARAAYLAQLDETGRFLVATVVLARAVESLPPEKRQAFLDGIPELDSQTRQQVEAIVRTTLPVETGGREDLRMMGAFNPTEAFMLSLKLAFFAAIVLAFPLVLYFIMEFILPGLHLHERKALWPALAIGLGLFLTGALFAYFIVLPRVLEFFHGWGEDMGIANEWRIGYYITFATQFTLIFGLAFELPVVVMTFVKLGLLGYETMKNTRSYAVLIIFVVAAIITPTPDALTLLLLAGPMYFLYELCIWLTWNLQRKDLARAAEQKQAWAEREIRTPQIAAASHLGQPKASHESKEEDQAEEEGYGYGYDVDDEEEDDGQVDLSPPELEPDPKKEPPADDPTPPDPAPPKS; encoded by the coding sequence ATGCAGTGGCTCTTCCAAAAACTCTTCCGCTTCCGCGAATCGGTTGGCGAGCAGCGAGGCGGTCGGAACGCAGCAGAAATGCCCTTCCTCGATCACCTGGAGGACTTTCGGAAGATGATCCTCCGGATCGTCATCACCCTGCTGGTGACCACCCTGCTCTGCTTCGCTTTCAAGAATCAGCTCATGGCCGTGATGCGCGCTCCCATCAATCAAGTGTGGGAGCTGACGCAGAACAAAAAAATCGCCGAGATCCAAAAGGAACTCGCGCGCGAGTTCGATGCCGCCCAGTGGACGGCCGCCCGCGAAAGCGCCCGCGCCCTCGAGGCTCTCAGTGACGAGGCCCGCGCGGCCTACCTCGCCCAGCTGGACGAGACCGGCCGCTTCTTGGTCGCCACCGTCGTCCTGGCTCGCGCCGTCGAATCCCTCCCGCCCGAAAAGCGCCAGGCCTTCCTCGATGGCATTCCCGAGCTCGACTCGCAGACCCGCCAACAAGTCGAAGCCATCGTTCGCACCACCCTCCCGGTCGAAACCGGCGGCCGGGAAGACCTCCGCATGATGGGCGCCTTCAACCCCACCGAGGCCTTCATGCTCTCGCTCAAGCTGGCCTTCTTCGCCGCCATCGTGCTGGCCTTCCCCCTCGTGCTCTACTTCATCATGGAGTTCATCTTGCCCGGGCTCCATCTGCATGAGCGCAAGGCACTCTGGCCCGCCCTCGCCATTGGCTTGGGACTCTTTCTGACCGGGGCCCTCTTCGCCTACTTCATCGTCCTCCCGCGGGTCCTCGAGTTCTTCCACGGCTGGGGAGAAGACATGGGCATCGCCAATGAATGGCGGATTGGCTACTACATCACCTTCGCCACCCAGTTCACCCTCATCTTCGGGCTCGCCTTCGAGCTGCCCGTGGTCGTCATGACCTTCGTGAAACTAGGGCTGCTTGGCTATGAGACCATGAAGAACACCCGCTCCTACGCGGTGCTCATCATCTTCGTGGTCGCCGCCATCATCACCCCCACTCCCGACGCCCTCACCCTCCTCCTCTTGGCGGGCCCGATGTATTTCCTCTACGAACTCTGCATCTGGCTGACTTGGAACCTCCAGCGCAAGGACCTCGCCCGGGCGGCTGAGCAAAAACAAGCTTGGGCCGAGCGCGAAATCCGAACCCCCCAGATCGCCGCCGCCTCCCACTTGGGCCAGCCAAAGGCCTCCCACGAATCCAAGGAAGAGGACCAAGCGGAGGAGGAAGGGTATGGGTATGGCTACGACGTCGACGACGAGGAAGAAGACGACGGCCAAGTCGACCTCAGCCCCCCTGAGCTCGAACCAGACCCCAAAAAGGAACCCCCGGCGGACGACCCCACCCCACCCGACCCAGCCCCTCCCAAGTCCTAA
- the lysS gene encoding lysine--tRNA ligase: MTAPSSDEASLIQVRRQKLAKLRELGVDPYGQAFATTHQPAALKANFAEELEVTLAGRMTALRDMGKSQFFVIGDIQGGIQCYLSKKECSEEEWAIWKCLERGDFVGLTGKTFLTRKGEPTVHVRHFTPLTKSLRPLPDKWHGVADRELKYRKRHLDLLGNEASAQLFVLRSRMLAEIRAFFHERDFFEVETPMLHDVAGGAAARPFETHHNALNMPLTLRIAPELHLKRLLVGGFPRVFELNRNFRNEGISRRHNPEFTMLEAYWAYADFEIMAELVEELVCHLAETFFGTLQIEHQNEEGEVLRTIDLTRPWKRAPYRELVEGVAGKDWFALSPEERRTKAQKELGLEISQALQDYEVTQQVFEKLVEEKTFDPCFVTRVNQELIPLAKLSPGQPTVEVYELLINGQEISPGYSELNDPDVQRERLEHQAGGEEEQKVDYDFIETLEQGMPPAGGIGIGIDRLIMLLTGAPTIRDVVLFPQLKRKED, from the coding sequence ATGACTGCGCCCAGCTCTGACGAAGCCTCCCTCATCCAAGTCCGCCGCCAGAAACTGGCCAAGCTCCGCGAACTCGGCGTGGACCCCTACGGCCAAGCCTTCGCCACCACGCACCAGCCCGCCGCCCTCAAAGCAAACTTTGCTGAAGAACTGGAAGTGACCCTGGCCGGGCGCATGACCGCCCTCCGGGACATGGGCAAAAGTCAATTTTTCGTCATCGGCGACATCCAAGGCGGCATCCAATGCTACCTCAGCAAGAAAGAATGCAGCGAGGAAGAGTGGGCCATCTGGAAGTGCCTGGAGCGGGGCGACTTCGTCGGCCTGACCGGCAAAACCTTCCTCACGCGCAAAGGAGAGCCCACCGTCCACGTCCGCCACTTCACCCCCCTCACCAAATCCCTGCGCCCTCTCCCCGACAAATGGCATGGCGTGGCCGATCGCGAGCTAAAATATCGCAAGCGTCACCTCGACCTCCTCGGCAATGAAGCCAGCGCCCAACTCTTCGTCCTGCGCTCCCGCATGCTGGCCGAAATCCGGGCCTTCTTTCACGAGCGAGACTTCTTTGAAGTGGAAACGCCCATGCTGCATGACGTGGCCGGAGGAGCCGCCGCCCGCCCCTTCGAGACCCACCACAACGCCCTCAACATGCCGCTCACCCTGCGGATCGCCCCGGAGCTTCACCTCAAGCGCTTGCTCGTGGGTGGCTTCCCCAGGGTCTTCGAACTGAACCGAAACTTCCGCAACGAAGGCATCTCCCGTCGTCACAATCCCGAGTTCACCATGCTGGAGGCCTACTGGGCCTACGCTGACTTCGAGATCATGGCCGAACTGGTGGAAGAACTCGTTTGCCACTTGGCCGAAACCTTCTTCGGCACCCTCCAAATCGAACACCAAAACGAGGAAGGAGAAGTGCTCCGCACCATCGATCTCACCCGTCCTTGGAAACGCGCCCCTTACCGCGAGCTGGTGGAAGGCGTGGCCGGAAAAGACTGGTTCGCCCTCTCTCCCGAAGAGCGCCGGACCAAGGCCCAGAAAGAACTCGGCCTGGAAATCAGCCAGGCCCTCCAAGACTATGAAGTGACCCAGCAAGTCTTTGAAAAACTGGTCGAAGAAAAAACCTTCGACCCCTGCTTCGTGACCCGCGTGAACCAGGAACTCATCCCCCTGGCCAAGCTCAGCCCAGGCCAGCCGACGGTCGAAGTCTACGAACTCCTCATCAACGGCCAGGAAATCAGCCCCGGCTACTCCGAGCTGAATGATCCCGACGTGCAACGCGAGCGCTTGGAACACCAAGCCGGGGGCGAAGAAGAGCAGAAGGTCGACTACGACTTCATCGAAACCCTCGAGCAAGGCATGCCCCCCGCCGGAGGGATTGGCATCGGCATCGACCGCCTCATCATGTTGCTGACCGGCGCCCCCACCATCCGCGACGTCGTGCTCTTCCCGCAACTGAAGCGAAAGGAAGATTGA
- a CDS encoding VC0807 family protein yields the protein MSTPPPRSTQQENPLANILINVLIPVVALSFLSKEEGKVWQIGPVWGMAVAIAMPLGYGLWDFIKQRKLNPFSILGFVSVLLSGGITLYVWKDDGTIDGNAALLFAIKEALIPLVLGAAIFFSHRTATPLVRVFLYNPDLFDVKKIEQKVKEAGRDADYRKLLFTGTLLMTGSFVLSAAMNFFLALWFLGEVDTTSETARVDYNEAVGRLTGWGFLVIGVPILAILMFGMWKLLSGLKKLTGLETEEVLLPR from the coding sequence ATGTCCACCCCGCCCCCTCGCAGCACCCAGCAGGAAAACCCGCTCGCGAACATTCTCATCAACGTCCTGATCCCGGTCGTGGCCTTGAGTTTCCTCAGCAAGGAGGAGGGCAAGGTTTGGCAGATTGGGCCCGTTTGGGGGATGGCGGTGGCCATTGCCATGCCGCTCGGCTACGGCCTCTGGGATTTCATCAAACAGAGGAAGCTCAATCCGTTTTCCATCCTGGGTTTCGTGAGCGTGCTTTTGAGCGGAGGCATCACGCTTTATGTTTGGAAGGACGATGGCACCATCGATGGGAATGCGGCCCTTCTCTTTGCCATTAAGGAAGCCCTCATCCCGCTCGTCCTGGGGGCGGCCATTTTCTTTTCCCACCGGACGGCCACCCCGCTGGTGCGGGTCTTTCTCTACAATCCCGACCTCTTCGACGTGAAGAAGATTGAGCAAAAGGTGAAAGAGGCCGGGCGCGATGCCGACTACCGCAAGCTCCTTTTCACGGGAACGCTCCTCATGACGGGGTCCTTCGTCTTGAGTGCGGCCATGAATTTCTTTTTGGCGCTCTGGTTTCTGGGTGAGGTCGACACGACGTCCGAGACCGCGCGGGTCGATTACAATGAGGCGGTCGGTCGCTTGACTGGGTGGGGCTTTCTCGTTATCGGCGTGCCCATTTTGGCGATCCTGATGTTTGGTATGTGGAAGCTCCTCAGTGGATTGAAAAAGCTGACCGGCTTGGAAACCGAAGAAGTGCTGCTGCCTCGGTAG
- the fbaA gene encoding class II fructose-bisphosphate aldolase: MPVATPAQYRAMLSAAQEGGYAYPAINVTSLPTINGSLKAFADARSDGIIQVSTGGGQFASGSEVKEAAFGAIVLAEAVHKLAEKYDVLVALHTDHCHPAKVDSFLKPLLQASRERLAAGSGPLFQSHMFDGSVVPLEENLEKSKELLKECNELDIILEVEAGCVGGEEDGHDTSGLPAEKLYTTPEDMVQVYEALHPLGRFLFAATFGNVHGAYKPGAVQLKPTILKDGQRAVTDKYGAEAEMDLVFHGGSGSSLEEIRETLGYGVVKMNIDTDTQYAFTRPIVQHMCENIEGVLKIDGEVGDKKTYDPRSYLKKAEISLAARLQKACDDLLSTGQTIFGKV; encoded by the coding sequence ATGCCAGTCGCCACGCCCGCCCAATACCGCGCCATGCTCTCTGCCGCTCAAGAGGGCGGCTACGCCTACCCGGCGATCAATGTGACCTCGCTCCCGACCATCAATGGTTCGCTCAAAGCGTTCGCGGATGCCAGGTCGGATGGCATCATTCAAGTTTCCACCGGCGGGGGCCAGTTCGCTTCTGGAAGCGAGGTGAAGGAGGCCGCCTTTGGGGCCATCGTCTTGGCGGAAGCCGTTCACAAGCTGGCTGAGAAATATGATGTTTTGGTGGCGCTGCATACCGACCACTGTCATCCCGCCAAAGTCGATTCCTTCCTCAAGCCCCTTTTGCAGGCTTCGCGGGAGCGGCTCGCGGCCGGTTCCGGACCGCTTTTCCAAAGCCATATGTTTGACGGGTCGGTCGTGCCGCTCGAGGAGAATCTTGAGAAGTCCAAGGAGCTGCTCAAGGAATGCAATGAACTCGATATCATCCTGGAGGTGGAAGCGGGTTGCGTGGGGGGAGAGGAAGATGGGCATGACACCTCCGGGTTGCCCGCCGAAAAGCTCTACACCACGCCGGAGGACATGGTGCAGGTGTATGAGGCTCTCCATCCGCTGGGGCGCTTTCTTTTTGCGGCCACCTTTGGCAATGTGCACGGGGCCTACAAGCCGGGGGCCGTCCAGCTCAAGCCGACCATTCTCAAGGACGGCCAGCGAGCCGTGACCGACAAGTATGGTGCGGAGGCGGAGATGGATCTCGTGTTTCACGGAGGCTCCGGCTCCAGCTTAGAGGAGATTCGGGAAACGCTCGGCTATGGGGTCGTGAAAATGAACATCGATACCGATACGCAATATGCCTTTACTCGCCCCATCGTGCAGCACATGTGTGAGAACATTGAAGGGGTTTTGAAAATTGACGGTGAGGTGGGCGACAAAAAGACCTACGATCCCCGCAGCTACCTCAAAAAAGCGGAAATCTCCCTGGCAGCTCGTCTGCAAAAGGCCTGCGACGATCTTCTTTCCACGGGGCAGACGATTTTCGGGAAGGTTTGA
- a CDS encoding tetratricopeptide repeat protein yields the protein MSSRLLFLPLLALIGAATLPATRSQAQTEEPTTTQEASAEDLPVEEESASELTDELTDSSEPVRLSFSDTLEAAEAGEAEAQWRLAQMYQEGALAPVSLTQAERWYRSAAEQNHLPALRDLAQFLMATSQETSRFDEGIGFLEKGADLGDTAAMVRLGQIYLNGVGRDRDTALAKKWFEQGRELGDPDAVLYLGLMRAEGVGMEKDAEKSLQEITQAAEKGSVLAVQHLANIYLNGTGVEADEAEARKWLEKGSELDSAQSLIALALLEERQEPADYESAVAHLERAARLGSATALNKLGYYYQNGLHVSKDEEQALAHFREAAEIGLPVAMFNVGVFLDNGLGTERNASQASEWIQAAGLAGYVPAQTEMGRRYRDGDGVLRDPLAAAAWFDRGAQSGDANSMYNLAVALETGQGMQTDLEQAIALYRSAAEGGQVRAQARLAYFLSEGLGVEPDLALAYELASRGAEISPESKQLMEAIEPRLTAKDRERLEELRKNRPSQGP from the coding sequence ATGTCCTCCCGCCTCCTATTCCTTCCCTTGCTGGCACTCATCGGGGCTGCCACCCTCCCCGCCACTCGCTCCCAAGCGCAAACCGAAGAGCCAACTACAACGCAGGAGGCTTCCGCAGAAGACCTCCCGGTCGAAGAAGAATCGGCCTCGGAATTGACCGACGAATTGACCGATTCGAGCGAGCCCGTTCGCCTCAGTTTCAGCGACACCCTGGAAGCCGCCGAAGCGGGCGAAGCCGAGGCCCAATGGCGGCTGGCGCAGATGTATCAAGAAGGCGCGCTCGCACCCGTCTCCCTGACCCAAGCAGAGCGTTGGTATCGCTCAGCCGCAGAGCAGAATCATCTACCTGCCTTGCGAGATTTGGCCCAATTCCTCATGGCCACCTCCCAGGAAACCAGCCGCTTTGACGAAGGCATCGGCTTTCTCGAAAAAGGGGCCGACCTGGGGGACACCGCCGCCATGGTCCGCCTCGGGCAAATTTACCTCAATGGGGTGGGGCGCGACCGTGACACCGCCCTCGCCAAGAAATGGTTCGAGCAAGGACGCGAACTGGGAGACCCGGACGCCGTGCTCTACCTTGGCCTGATGCGGGCGGAAGGGGTGGGAATGGAAAAAGACGCCGAAAAGTCCCTTCAAGAGATCACCCAAGCCGCGGAGAAGGGCTCGGTCTTGGCAGTGCAACACCTCGCCAACATCTACCTCAACGGCACGGGCGTGGAAGCCGATGAAGCCGAAGCCCGCAAGTGGCTCGAAAAAGGCAGTGAGCTGGATTCCGCGCAATCACTCATCGCCCTGGCCCTCTTGGAAGAACGTCAGGAACCAGCCGACTATGAAAGTGCCGTCGCCCACCTCGAACGAGCCGCCCGCCTCGGCAGCGCCACCGCCCTCAACAAGCTCGGCTACTACTACCAAAACGGACTCCACGTAAGCAAGGACGAGGAGCAAGCGCTGGCTCACTTCCGAGAGGCAGCCGAGATCGGACTGCCGGTGGCCATGTTCAATGTGGGGGTCTTCCTCGACAATGGCCTGGGGACCGAGCGGAATGCCTCCCAAGCCAGCGAATGGATTCAGGCGGCCGGCTTGGCAGGCTACGTCCCCGCGCAGACCGAAATGGGACGTCGCTATCGCGATGGCGACGGAGTCTTACGGGACCCCTTGGCAGCGGCGGCTTGGTTCGACCGCGGCGCCCAATCGGGCGATGCCAACTCCATGTACAACCTTGCAGTCGCCCTCGAAACCGGACAGGGGATGCAAACCGACCTCGAACAGGCCATCGCCCTCTACCGTTCGGCCGCCGAGGGCGGGCAAGTTCGCGCCCAAGCCCGCTTGGCTTACTTTCTCTCCGAAGGCCTGGGCGTCGAGCCGGACCTGGCCCTGGCTTACGAACTGGCCTCTCGCGGAGCCGAAATCTCGCCGGAGAGCAAGCAACTCATGGAAGCGATCGAACCGCGCCTGACAGCGAAAGATCGTGAGCGACTAGAAGAACTTCGCAAAAATCGCCCAAGCCAAGGGCCGTAA
- a CDS encoding tail fiber protein, translated as MSTGGITITPGKVWTEDESITNSKLAETSQPTGRLDEASVGSRELIAEDVEALAANVAAGQNLFRNGGLLLSTWQTLDGAGVSCPDGVRTFPLLEWFARPTGAAATAVYNASDVGGTLGYQSLQVSGNTGLTTLEVGQYVPPELAKPLATGSFTVSFFFKNNSGTSMTPRLLLRKSNTAGDEEDVSEVLSEDLVGQDNATWLRQVYTVDPTGLGLDAGFELVVQVSGGLLAAVSKSILLAEPQLERTTQVTPWKAPAGAELWLAGLAALPAGSVMPFAGTTLPRNFLWAAGQAVSRTTYAALFAALGTTYGAGDGSTTFNLPDLRGRVAAGKDDMGGSAASRLTSGGAGGIDGAILGTGGGGQQHVLTSAQMPSHTHAGIVREGSFVGWKADGNTSGVTWYAPSPNPASASTNAAGGNQPHNIVQPTLVLNYIIHI; from the coding sequence ATGAGCACGGGAGGAATCACAATTACGCCAGGCAAGGTCTGGACCGAGGATGAGTCAATTACGAATTCCAAGCTGGCGGAGACGAGCCAGCCGACGGGGCGCTTGGATGAGGCGAGCGTGGGATCGCGAGAGCTGATTGCGGAGGATGTGGAGGCGCTGGCGGCGAATGTGGCGGCGGGGCAGAATCTGTTCCGCAATGGGGGCTTACTGCTTTCGACGTGGCAGACGCTGGATGGGGCGGGGGTTTCGTGTCCGGATGGGGTGCGGACGTTCCCGCTTTTGGAGTGGTTTGCGCGTCCTACGGGGGCGGCGGCTACGGCGGTCTATAATGCTTCCGATGTGGGGGGGACGCTGGGCTATCAGTCTCTGCAGGTGTCCGGCAATACAGGCCTGACGACGCTGGAGGTGGGGCAGTATGTGCCGCCGGAGTTGGCGAAGCCTTTGGCGACGGGTTCGTTTACAGTGAGTTTTTTCTTTAAGAACAATTCGGGGACTTCGATGACGCCTCGCTTGCTGCTGCGCAAGAGCAATACGGCGGGGGATGAGGAGGATGTGTCGGAGGTGCTGTCTGAGGATTTGGTGGGGCAGGACAATGCGACGTGGCTGCGGCAGGTCTATACGGTGGATCCGACGGGGCTGGGCTTAGACGCGGGCTTCGAGCTGGTGGTGCAGGTGTCCGGCGGGCTGTTGGCGGCGGTCAGTAAGAGCATTCTGCTGGCGGAGCCGCAACTGGAGCGGACGACGCAGGTGACACCGTGGAAGGCTCCAGCGGGGGCGGAGCTGTGGCTGGCGGGGTTGGCGGCTTTACCGGCGGGCTCGGTCATGCCTTTTGCGGGGACAACGCTTCCGAGAAATTTTCTCTGGGCGGCGGGGCAGGCGGTGAGTCGCACGACGTATGCGGCGCTGTTTGCTGCCTTGGGCACGACTTACGGTGCGGGGGATGGTTCGACGACGTTCAATCTGCCGGATCTGCGTGGCCGCGTGGCGGCCGGGAAGGATGATATGGGCGGTAGTGCTGCGAGTCGCTTGACGAGTGGCGGTGCAGGTGGCATCGATGGGGCGATTTTGGGCACGGGTGGTGGTGGCCAGCAGCATGTGCTGACCAGTGCGCAGATGCCGTCACATACGCACGCGGGTATTGTGCGGGAGGGGTCATTTGTGGGGTGGAAAGCGGATGGGAATACGAGCGGGGTGACTTGGTATGCGCCCAGTCCAAATCCTGCAAGTGCTTCTACGAACGCTGCGGGCGGCAATCAGCCGCACAATATTGTGCAGCCTACTTTGGTGTTGAATTATATTATTCATATTTAG
- a CDS encoding D-Ala-D-Ala carboxypeptidase family metallohydrolase, translating into MRGFWQQFLYQRGFFQPSEQPTQSPAVAAPVPEAVVYPAPASEAQEPKDFAEWFDAQPDLPNFSSEEVLRVLSNKRKGAQNEVPPRALWENLAGAMRVWQEVRTRTGKAVLLNSTYRSPRYNAVVGGAQHSLHLQAKAVDARVAGLSPREVFGVLMELREGGFFRGGIGQYSSFCHADIRGSNATWTG; encoded by the coding sequence ATGAGGGGCTTTTGGCAGCAATTTCTCTATCAGCGTGGTTTTTTTCAGCCTTCCGAGCAACCCACACAGTCACCTGCTGTCGCGGCTCCTGTGCCGGAGGCGGTTGTCTATCCTGCTCCTGCCTCCGAGGCGCAAGAGCCGAAGGATTTTGCGGAGTGGTTTGACGCTCAACCGGATCTGCCAAATTTTTCTTCCGAGGAGGTGCTGCGCGTCCTTAGCAACAAGCGCAAGGGGGCGCAAAACGAGGTGCCGCCGCGGGCGCTGTGGGAGAATCTGGCGGGGGCGATGCGTGTGTGGCAGGAGGTGCGGACGCGGACGGGTAAGGCTGTCCTGCTCAACTCCACCTACCGTAGTCCTCGCTACAATGCAGTGGTTGGCGGGGCGCAACACTCACTCCATTTGCAGGCCAAGGCGGTGGATGCTCGCGTGGCTGGCCTGTCTCCGCGTGAGGTTTTTGGCGTGCTGATGGAGTTGCGCGAGGGGGGATTTTTCCGAGGCGGGATCGGGCAATACAGCTCGTTCTGCCATGCGGATATTCGAGGATCGAACGCGACCTGGACAGGATGA
- a CDS encoding DUF5309 family protein: MIVLIDTAKTPMASMLKKVNGLDQLEHSWTADEYDAPNLTATVDGADVGASDHEDAQANRGELKGRCHYHSRVPKVSTLTESTSTGGTPAGRAMAQAIAKKMKELKRDMESVIGSSQESAADDGNDGNATRGLGAWLQTGAQTHLPVPAAFRPSAGHIDATPMASFNEETLDGVLQTIWNVRDSAESYHLFCGGVLKRTISNLSRADSITGSAVLARTFDGAVNKLETKVDIYQSDFGILNLHLDRHLGEDETTDKVIRMARRGYLVDLDLVELKYNIPLRSRDLPDTGGGPRKKLEQCFMLCVGDPRGLGKFAATA, from the coding sequence ATGATCGTTTTGATCGATACGGCAAAGACGCCGATGGCGTCGATGTTGAAGAAAGTGAATGGGCTGGATCAACTGGAGCACAGTTGGACGGCCGACGAATACGATGCGCCGAATCTGACGGCCACGGTGGACGGTGCGGATGTGGGCGCGAGCGACCACGAGGATGCGCAGGCGAATCGCGGCGAGCTGAAGGGGCGCTGCCACTACCACAGCCGGGTGCCGAAGGTCTCGACCCTTACGGAAAGCACTTCGACGGGCGGCACGCCTGCCGGTCGGGCGATGGCGCAGGCCATTGCCAAGAAGATGAAGGAGCTGAAGCGAGACATGGAGTCCGTGATTGGCTCTTCGCAGGAGAGCGCGGCCGATGACGGCAACGATGGCAATGCCACTCGGGGTCTCGGCGCATGGCTTCAGACGGGTGCGCAGACGCACTTGCCGGTGCCTGCGGCGTTTCGTCCTTCGGCGGGTCATATCGATGCCACGCCCATGGCTTCCTTCAACGAGGAAACCTTGGACGGCGTGCTCCAGACGATCTGGAATGTGCGGGATTCGGCAGAGTCGTATCACCTGTTCTGCGGGGGGGTACTGAAGCGCACGATCTCAAATCTGAGTCGGGCGGACAGCATTACCGGTTCGGCGGTGCTGGCGCGAACCTTCGACGGTGCGGTCAACAAGCTCGAAACGAAGGTGGATATTTACCAGTCCGATTTCGGCATTCTGAATCTCCACTTAGACCGCCACTTGGGCGAGGACGAGACTACGGACAAGGTTATTCGCATGGCTCGCCGGGGGTATCTCGTGGATCTGGACCTGGTGGAGCTGAAATACAACATTCCGCTCCGCTCGAGGGATCTTCCGGACACGGGCGGTGGCCCGCGCAAGAAGCTGGAACAATGCTTTATGCTCTGCGTGGGAGATCCGCGCGGGCTCGGAAAATTTGCCGCTACGGCATAA